One Falsarthrobacter nasiphocae DNA segment encodes these proteins:
- a CDS encoding ABC transporter family substrate-binding protein, whose translation MTIKGNRPRASRTMMVSTVAVLSSLVLAGCGGASGEKKGPAAGKEGSTKIDENPQPVEKLEKGGTLQLSVGGLGPDFNRFSANGNTVDLSTINGPMNNASLWESEADGKPVPKKDYLLDAKSEVKGGKQVITYTLNPKATRNDGTPIDWKTLKNQAEVFSGKNKDYALVTTAGYEDIEKVERGKDDRQAIVTMKKEFYPWEDLFTGLMHPAINTPDIFNKGFAKPRPEWMAGPFKLEKYDSSAKIISMVPNEKWWGNKPLLDKVIFRAMESQATIPAFKNGELDAVGIATFSRYQQASGTPNSEERRGQRLSTIGMVFNAKADSPVKDLKVRKAIWQATDPAPLREVRFKGLNWDETRPGSWMSMPFSPYYEDNLPVKFSREDASKTLEEAGWKKGSDGIFAKDGKKLTVSLTTFGDDTTGAAQAQTYQKQLKEAGIDLKIDNKASSQFQETIAKRQYEIVFLSYTVGSDPTSVPKQYYHSKGENLSGTGTPEIDKMIDGAKPTDDAKERAKAANAAEKKAMEQYGMLPLFNGPTIGLYRKGLANFGPSLYKTRDWTKVGFEKGSTHK comes from the coding sequence ATGACGATCAAGGGAAACCGCCCCCGGGCATCCCGCACGATGATGGTCTCCACCGTCGCTGTCCTCTCCAGCCTCGTCCTCGCAGGCTGCGGCGGCGCGAGCGGTGAGAAGAAGGGCCCCGCCGCCGGCAAGGAGGGCTCGACGAAGATCGACGAAAACCCGCAGCCGGTCGAGAAGCTCGAGAAGGGCGGAACGCTCCAGCTCTCCGTCGGCGGCCTCGGCCCCGACTTCAACCGTTTCTCCGCCAACGGCAACACGGTAGACCTCAGCACCATCAACGGACCGATGAACAACGCGAGCCTCTGGGAGTCCGAGGCGGACGGCAAGCCGGTTCCGAAGAAGGACTACCTCCTGGACGCGAAGTCCGAGGTCAAGGGCGGCAAGCAGGTCATCACCTACACGCTCAACCCGAAGGCGACGCGGAATGACGGCACGCCGATCGACTGGAAGACCCTCAAGAACCAGGCGGAGGTCTTCTCCGGCAAGAACAAGGACTACGCCCTCGTCACGACGGCCGGCTACGAGGACATCGAGAAGGTCGAACGCGGCAAGGACGACAGGCAGGCCATCGTCACGATGAAGAAGGAGTTCTACCCCTGGGAGGACCTCTTCACCGGCCTCATGCACCCGGCCATCAACACGCCGGACATCTTCAACAAGGGCTTCGCCAAGCCGCGCCCCGAGTGGATGGCGGGCCCGTTCAAGCTCGAGAAGTACGACTCCTCGGCCAAGATCATCTCCATGGTCCCCAATGAGAAATGGTGGGGCAACAAGCCCCTTCTCGACAAGGTCATCTTCCGTGCCATGGAGAGCCAAGCGACAATCCCCGCCTTCAAGAACGGCGAGCTCGATGCCGTGGGCATCGCCACCTTCTCCCGCTACCAGCAGGCCTCCGGCACCCCGAACTCGGAGGAGCGCCGCGGCCAGCGTCTTTCGACGATCGGCATGGTCTTCAACGCGAAGGCAGACTCGCCCGTCAAGGACCTCAAGGTCCGCAAGGCGATCTGGCAGGCCACGGACCCCGCACCGCTCCGGGAGGTCCGCTTCAAGGGCCTCAACTGGGATGAGACCCGCCCGGGCTCCTGGATGAGCATGCCGTTCTCCCCGTACTACGAGGACAACCTCCCCGTGAAGTTCTCCCGCGAGGACGCGAGCAAGACCCTCGAGGAGGCCGGCTGGAAGAAGGGCTCGGACGGCATCTTTGCCAAAGACGGCAAGAAGCTGACGGTCTCCCTGACGACCTTCGGCGACGACACGACCGGCGCCGCGCAGGCTCAGACCTACCAGAAGCAGCTCAAGGAAGCGGGCATCGATCTCAAGATCGACAACAAGGCGAGCTCGCAGTTCCAGGAGACCATCGCCAAGCGCCAGTACGAGATCGTCTTCCTCTCCTACACGGTGGGCTCGGACCCGACGAGCGTCCCGAAGCAGTACTACCACTCCAAGGGCGAGAACCTCTCGGGCACGGGCACCCCAGAGATCGACAAGATGATCGATGGGGCGAAGCCGACGGACGACGCGAAGGAGCGCGCGAAGGCCGCCAACGCCGCCGAGAAGAAGGCCATGGAGCAGTACGGCATGCTGCCGCTGTTCAACGGCCCGACGATCGGCCTCTACCGCAAGGGCCTCGCGAACTTCGGCCCGTCCCTCTACAAGACGCGCGACTGGACGAAGGTCGGCTTCGAGAAGGGCTCCACGCACAAGTAG
- a CDS encoding ABC transporter ATP-binding protein — protein sequence MSHALPNPASSDRGAQPAPVPASSAVEPAARARSGANTSPARAADRAARNGEPILSVRDLNVRFSTENGTVHAVRGISFDLRRGQVLGIVGESGSGKSVTSLAIMGLLSSNADVEGSIKLNGTELVGLSDKQMSKHRGKDVAMVFQDPLSSLTPVLTIGQQLMDAIGIHHRTWTKERRRERAVELLTLVGIPSPKERLKAFPHEFSGGMRQRVMIAIAIANEPKVLICDEPTTALDVTIQAQILEVLKKAQHETGAAMIMITHDLGVVAGYTDDVVVMYAGKPIETGSVDDIFYEPRMPYTMGLLASVPRVDRAGEKALVPIHGAPPNLLTPPVGCSFAPRCPMAQDACRAAEPELATVAEGHRAACLRSAELAGVNAYDVFTAPEIPASPLDATPREHRPTVLELRNVKKHFPLTKGALVKKVIGTVKAVDGLTLDIREGECLSIVGESGSGKTTTLLEVMEFTNKGEGEILINGKSNQDKTNLTGATNRAIRSDIQMVFQDPSGALDPRFTVYEVLAEPLQQFGYPKDKIEPRIRELMRTVGLQPDHVNRFPAQFSGGQRQRIGIARALASNPKLVVLDEPVSALDVSVQAGVINLLATLRAELGLSYLLVAHDLSVVRHISDRVAVMYLGKIVEIGTAAEVFDNPRHPYTQALLSAIPIPDPRVERERERIILTGDLPTPLDAPTGCNFSSRCPVYRMLPPEKQEHCRSTTPPLEPAGARPGSESGGDGSHSLACFYPASAEELAHSHQ from the coding sequence ATGAGCCACGCACTCCCCAACCCCGCCTCCTCGGACCGCGGCGCTCAGCCCGCGCCAGTCCCGGCGTCGTCCGCTGTGGAGCCCGCCGCCCGCGCCCGCTCAGGCGCGAACACCTCACCGGCCCGCGCAGCCGACCGCGCCGCCCGCAACGGCGAGCCCATCCTCTCCGTTCGCGACCTCAACGTCCGCTTCTCCACCGAGAACGGCACGGTCCACGCTGTGCGCGGCATCAGCTTTGACCTCCGGCGGGGCCAGGTCCTGGGCATCGTGGGCGAGTCCGGCTCCGGCAAGTCCGTCACGAGCCTCGCGATCATGGGCCTCCTCTCCTCCAACGCGGACGTCGAGGGCTCGATCAAGCTCAACGGCACCGAGCTCGTGGGGCTGTCCGACAAGCAGATGTCCAAGCACCGCGGCAAGGACGTCGCCATGGTGTTCCAGGACCCTCTCTCCTCCCTGACACCCGTGCTGACGATCGGCCAGCAGCTCATGGACGCCATCGGCATTCACCACCGGACGTGGACCAAGGAGCGCCGCAGGGAGCGGGCCGTCGAGCTGCTCACCCTCGTGGGCATCCCCTCGCCGAAGGAGCGCCTCAAGGCCTTCCCGCACGAGTTCTCCGGCGGCATGCGCCAGCGCGTCATGATCGCCATCGCCATCGCCAACGAGCCCAAGGTCCTCATCTGCGACGAGCCGACGACGGCCCTCGACGTCACCATCCAGGCCCAGATCCTCGAGGTGCTCAAGAAGGCTCAGCACGAGACGGGCGCGGCGATGATTATGATCACGCATGACCTGGGCGTCGTGGCGGGGTACACCGACGACGTCGTCGTCATGTACGCGGGCAAGCCGATCGAGACGGGCAGCGTCGACGACATCTTCTACGAGCCCCGCATGCCCTACACCATGGGCCTGCTCGCGTCGGTGCCCCGCGTGGACCGGGCGGGCGAGAAGGCGCTCGTGCCGATCCACGGCGCCCCGCCCAACCTGCTCACGCCGCCTGTGGGCTGCTCATTCGCGCCGCGCTGCCCCATGGCCCAGGACGCGTGCCGGGCCGCGGAGCCCGAGCTCGCCACGGTCGCCGAGGGTCACCGCGCCGCCTGCCTGCGCTCGGCTGAGCTCGCGGGCGTCAATGCCTACGACGTCTTCACGGCGCCGGAGATCCCCGCCTCACCCCTGGACGCCACACCCCGCGAACACCGCCCCACCGTCCTGGAACTCCGCAACGTCAAAAAACACTTCCCCCTCACCAAGGGCGCCCTCGTCAAAAAAGTCATCGGCACCGTCAAAGCCGTCGACGGCCTCACCCTCGACATCCGCGAAGGCGAATGCCTCTCCATCGTCGGCGAATCCGGATCAGGAAAAACCACCACCCTCCTCGAGGTCATGGAATTCACCAACAAAGGTGAAGGCGAAATCCTCATCAACGGCAAATCCAACCAGGACAAGACCAACCTCACCGGCGCCACCAACCGCGCCATCCGCTCCGACATCCAAATGGTCTTCCAAGACCCCTCCGGAGCACTCGACCCCCGATTCACCGTCTACGAAGTCCTCGCCGAACCCCTTCAGCAATTCGGCTACCCCAAAGACAAAATCGAACCCCGCATCCGCGAACTCATGCGCACCGTCGGCCTCCAACCCGACCACGTCAACCGCTTCCCCGCCCAATTCTCCGGCGGACAGCGCCAACGCATCGGCATCGCCCGCGCCCTGGCCTCCAACCCCAAACTCGTCGTCCTCGACGAACCCGTCTCCGCCCTGGACGTCTCCGTCCAAGCCGGCGTCATCAACCTGCTGGCCACCCTGCGCGCCGAACTCGGGCTCTCCTACCTCCTCGTCGCCCACGACCTCTCCGTCGTCCGACACATCTCCGACCGAGTCGCCGTCATGTACCTGGGCAAAATCGTCGAAATCGGCACCGCCGCCGAGGTCTTCGACAACCCCCGCCACCCCTACACCCAAGCTCTGCTCTCGGCCATTCCCATCCCGGATCCGAGAGTTGAACGGGAACGAGAGCGCATCATCCTCACCGGTGACCTCCCGACCCCGCTGGACGCACCCACCGGCTGCAACTTCTCAAGTCGCTGCCCCGTCTACCGGATGCTTCCACCAGAGAAACAGGAGCACTGCCGCTCCACCACACCACCGCTCGAGCCGGCCGGCGCGCGGCCCGGCTCTGAGTCCGGTGGGGACGGCAGCCACTCCCTTGCCTGCTTCTACCCGGCCTCGGCCGAGGAGCTGGCGCACTCACACCAGTGA